The Acidimicrobiales bacterium genome has a window encoding:
- a CDS encoding NAD(P)-binding domain-containing protein: MNLTILGSGSMAHAIAARALVGGHSVQVLSRDAEQSQALADDLRSLAISSETVAVGPLDEPLVGDLVVLAVPYPAAFLLVRRYSEELNDKIVVDITNPVNDSYDGLVTKADTSAAEEIAKKLPSGAAIVKAFNTTFASTLAAGQVAGQPLDVFLAGDDSGAKQTVGELVESGGLRALDTGPLSSARALEGFSLVHMTLQQRLGTGFKSAIKIVS, from the coding sequence ATGAACCTGACGATCCTCGGGTCGGGCAGCATGGCACACGCCATCGCCGCCCGGGCCCTGGTGGGCGGCCATAGCGTGCAGGTGCTGTCCCGTGATGCGGAGCAGAGCCAGGCCCTGGCCGACGACCTCAGGTCCCTCGCCATCTCGTCCGAGACGGTGGCGGTCGGGCCGCTGGACGAACCGCTCGTCGGCGACCTCGTGGTGCTCGCGGTGCCCTATCCGGCGGCCTTCCTGCTGGTCAGGAGGTACTCCGAGGAGTTGAACGACAAGATCGTGGTCGACATCACCAACCCGGTCAACGACTCCTATGACGGGCTGGTCACCAAGGCCGACACCTCGGCCGCGGAGGAGATCGCGAAGAAGTTGCCAAGTGGCGCAGCCATCGTCAAGGCCTTCAACACCACCTTCGCCAGCACGCTGGCGGCGGGGCAGGTCGCCGGGCAACCGTTGGACGTGTTCCTCGCTGGGGACGATTCTGGCGCCAAGCAGACCGTCGGAGAACTGGTCGAGAGTGGCGGACTGCGCGCTCTCGATACGGGGCCGCTATCGAGCGCCCGAGCCCTGGAAGGTTTCTCGCTCGTGCACATGACGCTGCAACAGAGGCTCGGCACAGGCTTCAAGAGCGCCATCAAGATCGTCAGCTGA